A single genomic interval of Helianthus annuus cultivar XRQ/B chromosome 6, HanXRQr2.0-SUNRISE, whole genome shotgun sequence harbors:
- the LOC110865978 gene encoding pentatricopeptide repeat-containing protein At3g23020 codes for MIKNFVVRVIRYLLNLLRHDLPALLEPNSHMDKPIKILLIFHEFWSFIIYKLNSFIHIFLISIEFIPDADTNSSKRVRHNNYQAMFVKLQHLDTNCIPIIHSVKPSKTHDINGGVSVHLPRNRTQTELEQKLIKKHQIPPQKPPEFYENVVFYKPKPNPDGPVKSLKEKGAAGNCRGGKGDVHTKCSTKCVSGNAVVKKVHTRCLMKWARYGGCIPAILEALERVSDLDEVFKAWEVRISKKEMTIILKEQEVWQRALEIFEWFKRKGCYEVNVIHYNVMIRVLGRARRWVELETLIDEMEKNGIECVNSTFGTLIDVYSKGGIREKAMHWLDVMKKRDIEPDEVTMGIVVQMYKTARQFEKAETFFKNWSVRNISKPTKFAASGVDNLGLSPHTYNTLIDTYGKAGRLKDASDTFDQMLRVGIVPNTVTFNTMIHMFGNHGRLEEVASLMQKMEQLRCVPDTRTYNILISLHVKHDNIIVAKGYFKKMQEASLEPDVVSYRTLLYAFSTRRMVSEAEEFVKEMNERGYEIDEFTQSSITRMYIESGMLEKSWLWFYRFHRRGKMSPECYAANVDAFGERGHVLEAEKVFESCRERRNPTVLEFNVMIKAYGISKMYDEACRLVDSMDEHGVYPDECSYNSLVQMLASADIPQKAAFYLTKMQESGLVSDCVPYCAVISSFVKLGQLEMAVRLFEEMVRFGLKPDVVAYGVLINAYADVGNVEGALRYVNEMKETGLAMNGVICNSLIKLYKKVGCLKDAEEVYYMLQRLDAGPDVYSSNCMIDLYTERSMLKPAEEIFEKLRRNRNVNEFSYAMMLCMYKKIGSFDEAFKIAKQMRELGLLTDLLSYNHVLGLYALDGRFNEAVTIFNEMIKSGVEPTDLTFKSLGVVLMKRGVSKKAVKNLEIMWRNDYESGLEVWLATLDSVNSMVYGDE; via the coding sequence ATGATTAAAAATTTTGTTGTTCGCGTTATCAGATACCTGTTAAACCTgctaagacacgatttgccagccctACTCGAACCGAACAGCCATATGGATAAACCCATAAAAATTCTCCTCATTTTTCATGAATTCTGGAGTTTCATAATCTACAAACTCAATTCATTCATTCATATATTTCTCATTAGCATTGAATTCATCCCTGATGCAGATACGAATTCATCAAAACGTGTTCGCCACAATAATTACCAAGCAATGTTCGTCAAGCTTCAGCATTTAGATACAAATTGCATCCCAATTATCCACTCAGTCAAACCCTCAAAAACCCACGACATTAATGGTGGAGTTTCAGTTCATCTCCCACGCAACCGTACCCAAACAGAATTGGAACAAAAACTCATCAAGAAACACCAAATCCCGCCTCAAAAACCGCCCGAATTCTACGAAAACGTTGTGTTTTATAAGCCGAAACCGAACCCAGATGGGCCAGTTAAAAGTTTGAAAGAAAAGGGTGCAGCTGGAAACTGTAGGGGCGGAAAGGGAGACgtgcacaccaagtgttcgacGAAATGTGTGAGTGGGAATGCGGTTGTGAAGAAAGTGCacaccaggtgtttgatgaaatgggCGAGGTATGGCGGGTGTATACCCGCCATATTGGAAGCTTTGGAAAGAGTTAGCGATTTGGACGAAGTGTTTAAAGCGTGGGAAGTGAGGATAAGTAAGAAGGAAATGACGATAATCTTGAAGGAGCAAGAGGTTTGGCAACGGGCTTTGGAGATTTTCGAGTGGTTTAAGAGAAAAGGGTGTTACGAGGTGAATGTAATTCATTACAATGTGATGATTAGGGTTCTCGGAAGAGctcgacgatgggttgaacttgaGACGTTGATAGACGAAATGGAGAAGAATGGAATCGAATGTGTAAACTCTACGTTTGGAACTTTGATTGATGTTTATAGTAAAGGTGGAATAAGAGAGAAAGCAATGCATTGGTTGGATGTAATGAAGAAGAGAGATATCGAACCCGATGAGGTGACTATGGGGATTGTCGTTCAAATGTACAAAACCGCCAGACAGTTTGAAAAGGCTGAAACTTTTTTCAAAAACTGGTCAGTGCGTAATATTAGTAAACCAACAAAGTTCGCAGCTTCGGGTGTTGATAATCTTGGTTTAAGCCCGCATACGTATAATACCTTGATTGATACTTACGGGAAAGCTGGAAGACTAAAAGATGCATCTGATACGTTTGATCAGATGCTTAGAGTAGGTATAGTCCCGAACACAGTGACATTTAACACAATGATTCACATGTTTGGTAATCATGGCCGGTTAGAGGAAGTTGCATCGTTGATGCAGAAAATGGAACAACTACGATGCGTACCCGATACAAGAACGTATAACATACTTATTTCGCTTCATGTTAAGCATGACAATATCATTGTGGCAAAAGGGTACTTTAAAAAGATGCAAGAAGCGTCTCTTGAGCCCGATGTTGTGAGTTACCGTACACTTTTATACGCTTTTTCAACAAGACGTATGGTTAGTGAAGCAGAAGAATTTGTAAAAGAGATGAACGAAAGAGGTTACGAGATAGATGAATTCACACAATCTTCGATTACCAGAATGTACATTGAGTCTGGTATGCTTGAAAAGTCGTGGTTATGGTTTTATCGGTTTCATAGACGAGGGAAGATGAGTCCCGAGTGTTACGCTGCGAATGTCGATGCGTTTGGTGAACGTGGACATGTTTTGGAAGCGGAGAAAGTTTTCGAAAGTTGTCGGGAACGAAGAAATCCAACCGTTCTCGAGTTCAATGTCATGATCAAAGCTTACGGGATTAGCAAAATGTACGATGAGGCGTGTCGGTTAGTTGATAGTATGGATGAACATGGTGTGTATCCAGATGAATGCAGCTATAATTCACTCGTTCAAATGTTAGCAAGCGCTGATATCCCGCAGAAAGCCGCGTTCTATTTAACGAAAATGCAAGAATCCGGATTGGTGAGTGACTGCGTACCGTATTGTGCGGTCATCTCGAGTTTTGTGAAATTGGGTCAACTCGAAATGGCGGTGAGGTTGTTTGAAGAAATGGTTCGATTCGGTTTGAAACCCGATGTGGTTGCGTATGGTGTGTTGATCAACGCGTACGCTGATGTCGGAAACGTTGAAGGAGCTTTACGTTACGTGAACGAAATGAAAGAAACGGGTTTGGCTATGAACGGCGTTATATGTAATTCTTTAATCAAACTTTACAAgaaagttgggtgtttgaaagACGCAGAGGAAGTATACTATATGCTTCAACGATTAGATGCGGGTCCAGACGTTTATTCTTCGAATTGTATGATCGATTTATACACGGAACGATCAATGCTGAAACCAGCGGaggaaatttttgaaaagttgagAAGAAACAGGAATGTGAACGAGTTTTCTTACGCCATGATGTTGTGTATGTACAAGAAAATCGGGAGTTTTGATGAAGCGTTTAAGATAGCAAAACAGATGAGAGAATTAGGGTTACTGACGGATTTATTGAGTTATAATCATGTTCTTGGATTGTATGCGTTAGATGGTAGATTTAATGAGGCGGTAACAATCTTTAACGAGATGATTAAATCGGGCGTTGAACCGACTGATTTAACATTTAAATCACTTGGAGTTGTTCTTATGAAACGTGGTGTTTCAAAGAAAGCGGTTAAGAATCTGGAAATTATGTGGAGAAATGATTATGAAAGTGGTTTGGAAGTGTGGCTAGCGACTCTCGATTCGGTTAATAGTATGGTTTATGGTGATGAATGA
- the LOC110865980 gene encoding serine/threonine-protein kinase BSK1, with translation MGCCNSFFSKKPTSEKDSFHRNNAPANGKGAAFAGVPVFSEYSLADLKGATNNFSSEYILSESGEKAPNVVYKGRLQNKRWIAVKKFSKMAWPDPKQFADEAWGVGKLRHNRVANLIGYCCDGDERLLVAEYMPNDTLAKHLFHWENQTIEWAMRLRVALCIAEALDYCSTEGRPLYHDLNAYRVLFDENGDPRLSCFGLMKNSRDGKSYSTNLAYTPPEYLRNGRVTPESVSFSFGTVLLDLLSGKHIPPSHALEMIRGKNISLLMDSHLEGNFSTEEATVVFDLASRCLQYEPRERPNTKDLVATLAPLQTKPDVPSYEMLGIPKHEEAPTTPPHPLSPMGDACTRVDLTAIHQILVMTHYKDDEGTNELSFQEWTQQMRDMLEARKHGDLAFRDKDFRTAIDCYSQFIDVGTMISRTVYARRSLCHLMCDQPDAALRDAMQAQCVYPDWSTAFYMQAVALAKLDMHKDAVDMLNEAATLEDKKRPK, from the exons ATGGGTTGTTGCAATTCATTCTTTTCTAAAAAACCCACATCGGAAAAAGATAGTTTTCACCGGAATAATGCTCCAGCCAACGGAAAAGGGGCTGCTTTCGCCGGAGTGCCTGTGTTTTCTGAGTACTCATTGGCGGACTTGAAGGGTGCAACTAATAACTTCAGTTCAGAGTATATTCTTTCTGAAAGTGGTGAGAAAGCTCCGAATGTTGTGTATAAGGGTAGGCTGCAGAATAAGAGGTGGATTGCTGTTAAGAAGTTTTCGAAAATGGCGTGGCCTGATCCCAAACAGTTTGCG GATGAAGCATGGGGAGTTGGAAAGTTGAGGCATAATAGGGTCGCTAATTTGATCGGATATTGTTGTGATGGGGATGAAAGGCTACTTGTTGCAGAGTATATGCCTAACGATACTCTAGCCAAACATTTATTTCACT GGGAGAATCAAACAATCGAATGGGCAATGCGTTTACGGGTTGCTCTATGTATTGCTGAAGCATTGGATTACTGCAGTACTGAAGGCCGTCCATTGTATCATGATTTAAATGCATATAGAGTTCTCTTCGATGAG AATGGCGATCCACGACTTTCATGTTTTGGGTTGATGAAAAATAGTAGGGATGGGAAAAGTTATAGCACAAATCTTGCATACACTCCTCCAGAGTATCTAAGAAACG GGAGAGTTACGCCTGAAAGTGTTAGTTTTAGCTTTGGGACGGTACTTTTGGATCTTCTGAGTGGAAAACATATTCCCCCGAGTCAC GCGCTTGAAATGATTAGGGGGAAAAACATTTCTCTGTTGATGGATTCACATTTGGAGGGTAACTTTTCGACTGAAGAAGCGACTGTTGTGTTTGATCTTGCTTCACGATGCTTACAGTATGAACCAAGGGAAAGACCAAATACGAAAGATTTGGTTGCCACACTTGCCCCGTTGCAGACCAAACCAGAT GTTCCGTCTTATGAGATGCTTGGGATCCCAAAACATGAAGAAGCACCCACCACACCGCCCCACCCTCTTTCTCCGATGGGTGATGCATGTACACGTGTGGATCTAACAGCCATCCACCAGATACTCGTGATGACACATTATAAAGACGATGAAGGCACCAATGAG CTTTCTTTTCAAGAGTGGACCCAACAAATGAGGGATATGTTGGAGGCAAGGAAGCACGGGGATCTAGCTTTTCGTGATAAAGATTTTAGAACCGCCATTGATTGTTATTCTCAG TTCATCGATGTTGGCACTATGATATCACGGACAGTGTACGCAAGGCGCAGTCTATGCCACCTCATGTGTGATCAACCCGATGCAGCCCTTCGAGACGCCATGCAAGCACAATGCGTGTACCCTGACTGGTCAACCGCATTTTACATGCAAGCTGTTGCCCTTGCCAAGCTGGACATGCACAAAGACGCAGTTGATATGTTGAATGAAGCCGCTACTCTTGAAGACAAAAAACGACCCAAATGA
- the LOC110865981 gene encoding histidinol-phosphate aminotransferase, chloroplastic isoform X1 → MWRKTKVKGAFENPSNLQFVLYITRCRLGVRVLQPQNNLFLLKISKQMDAITGSSLHMIKFNDEFSFSPSLNKISSSISKFQSKFSCMASSSSISSAAGVTQPLKLTGDSFIRPHLRELSPYQPILPFEVLSTRLGRKPEEIVKLDANENPYGPPPEVFEALGQLKFPYIYPDPESRTLRGALAEDSGLESEYILVGCGADELIDLIMRCVLDPGDSIVDCPPTFTMYEFDAAVNCARVIKVPRKMDFSLDVQRITEVIEHEKPKIIFLTSPNNPDGSVISDEVLLKILDLPILVVLDEAYIEFSGLDSKMGWVKKHENLIVLRTFSKRAGLAGLRVGYGAFPLSIIEYLWRAKQPYNVSVAAEVSACAALKNPVYLEKVKVALVQERERLFKLLKQVPFLNPYPSYSNFILCEVTNGRDAKKLKEDLAKMGVMIRHYSNKELKGYVRVSVGKPEQTNALMDCINRLS, encoded by the exons ATGTGGAGAAAAACCAAAGTGAAGGGGGCCTTCGAAAATCCATCCAATTTGCAGTTTGTTTTGTATATCACTCGTTGCAGGTTAGGGGTTAGGGTTCTACAGCCTCAGAATAATCTCTTCTTGCTCAAAATCAG CAAACAAATGGACGCAATTACCGGTTCATCTCTTCATATGATCAAATTTAACGATGAATTTAGCTTTTCACCATCGTTGAACAAGATCAGCTCTTCAATTTCTAAATTTCAGAGTAAGTTCAGTTGTATGGCGTCTAGTTCTTCCATTTCTAGTGCTGCAGGTGTCACACAGCCGTTGAAGTTGACCGGTGATTCGTTTATTAGACCTCATCTTAGAGAATTGTCTCCGTATCAGCCTATATTGCCGTTTGAG GTTCTGTCAACTCGTCTGGGTAGAAAGCCTGAGGAGATTGTAAAGTTAGATGCAAATGAGAACCCATATGGTCCACCTCCAGAG GTTTTCGAGGCATTGGGACAATTGAAATTTCCTTATATTTATCCTGACCCTGAAAGTCGTACATTGCGTGGGGCCCTCGCAGAGGATTCTGGTCTTGAATCGGAGTATATTCTTGTAGGGTGTGGGGCTGATGAGTTAATTGATCTCATTATGCG GTGTGTGCTAGATCCAGGTGACAGTATTGTTGATTGTCCCCCAACCTTTACAATGTATGAGTTTGATGCAGCTGTTAATTGTGCACGTGTTATTAAGG TACCACGAAAGATGGACTTTAGCTTGGATGTACAAAGGATCACTGAAGTCATTGAGCATGAGAAACCAAAGATCATTTTTCTAACTTCTCCTAACAATCCAGACGGGAG TGTGATCAGTGATGAAGTTTTATTGAAGATACTTGATCTACCAATACTTGTTGTACTGGATGAAGCCTACATTGAATTTTCAGGACTTGATTCTAAGATGGGATGGGTTAAGAAGCATGAGAATCTTATTGTTCTTAGGACATTTAGTAAAAGGGCAG GCCTAGCTGGACTAAGAGTGGGATACGGAGCGTTTCCTTTGAGCATTATCGAATACTTGTGGAGGGCGAAACAACCCTATAACGTGTCTGTTGCTGCTGAAGTTTCTGCATGTGCAGCATTGAAGAATCCTGTATATTTGGAG aAAGTTAAAGTTGCTCTGGTACAAGAAAGAGAAAGGCTGTTTAAGCTTTTGAAACAAGTGCCATTTCTAAATCCATATCCAAGCTATTCTAATTTTATTCTTTGTGAGGTTACTAATGGACGGGATGCTAAAAAGCTAAAG GAAGACCTGGCAAAAATGGGGGTGATGATACGCCACTACAGCAACAAAGAACTGAAGGGTTATGTTCGTGTTTCTGTTGGTAAACCAGAACAAACCAATGCTCTAATGGATTGCATTAATCGTCTATCTTAA
- the LOC110865979 gene encoding ATP-dependent zinc metalloprotease FTSH, chloroplastic, whose product MAATNTILSSNFFGSSILLSTPTPKTHKPSRNKFIIPQSILNKNPNSSNLFNLQSKATLAALLFSSVASPQAFADTDLPPPPQTPLQAELVKQNPSTNSSPFSQSNLLTAPKPQSSDLPEGSQWRYSEFLNAVKKGKVERVRFNKDGGVLQLTATDGRRASVVVPNDPDLIDILAMNGVDISVSEGEGGNGLLGFIGNLLFPLLAFGGLFFLFRRSQGGPGGPGGLGGPMDFGRSKSKFQEVPETGVSFADVAGADQAKLELQEVVDFLKNPDKYTALGAKIPKGCLLVGPPGTGKTLLARAVAGEAGVPFFSCAASEFVELFVGVGASRVRDLFEKAKSKAPCIVFIDEIDAVGRQRGAGLGGGNDEREQTINQLLTEMDGFSGNSGVIVLAATNRPDVLDSALLRPGRFDRQVTVDRPDVAGRVKILQVHSRGKALAKDVDFEKIARRTPGFTGADLQNLMNEAAILAARRELKEISKDEIADALERIIAGPEKKNAVVSEEKKKLVAYHEAGHALVGALMPEYDPVAKISIIPRGQAGGLTFFAPSEERLESGLYSRSYLENQMAVALGGRVAEEVIFGKENVTTGASNDFMQVSRVARQMVERFGFSKKIGQVAIGGGGGNPFLGQQMSSQKDYSMATADVVDAEVRELVERAYERATSIITTQIDILHKLAQLLIEKETVDGEEFMSLFIDGKAELYIS is encoded by the exons ATGGCTGCAACCAACACCATTCTTTCTTCCAACTTTTTTGGATCAAGCATCCTGCTTTCAACTCCAACACCCAAAACCCACAAACCCTCAAGAAACAAGTTCATAATCCCCCAATCAATTCTTAACAAAAACCCCAATTCATCAAATCTTTTTAACCTCCAATCAAAGGCCACTTTAGCTGCTCTGTTATTCTCCTCAGTTGCATCACCACAAGCCTTTGCAGACACTGATCTACCTCCTCCCCCACAAACCCCACTTCAAGCTGAGTTAGTTAAACAAAACCCATCAACAAATTCATCACCTTTTTCACAATCCAATCTTCTTACAGCACCAAAACCCCAAAGTTCTGACCTTCCAGAGGGTAGTCAATGGAGGTATAGTGAGTTCTTGAATGCTGTTAAAAAAGGGAAAGTTGAGAGGGTTAGGTTTAATAAAGATGGTGGGGTGTTGCAACTTACCGCCACCGACGGCCGGAGAGCGTCGGTGGTGGTCCCGAATGATCCGGATCTTATCGATATCTTGGCGATGAACGGTGTCGATATATCGGTATCAGAAGGGGAGGGGGGTAATGGGTTGTTAGGGTTTATTGGTAACTTGTTGTTTCCTTTGTTGGCGTTTGGTGGTTTGTTTTTCTTGTTTAGGCGGTCACAGGGTGGGCCCGGCGGGCCTGGTGGGCTCGGTGGGCCCATGGATTTCGGCAGGTCGAAATCCAAGTTTCAGGAAGTTCCCGAAACGGGAGTTTCGTTCGCTGACGTGGCGGGTGCGGATCAGGCTAAGTTAGAGTTGCAAGAAgttgttgatttcttgaaaaaccCAGATAAGTATACCGCTTTAGGAGCTAAAATCCCGAAAGGGTGTTTATTAGTTGGACCACCGGGGACCGGGAAGACCCTTTTGGCTCGGGCCGTTGCAGGTGAAGCGGGGGTGCCGTTTTTCTCGTGTGCAGCGTCGGAATTCGTTGAGTTGTTTGTAGGTGTTGGTGCATCTAGGGTTAGGGATTTGTTTGAAAAGGCGAAATCGAAAGCGccttgcattgtgtttatcgatgagaTAGATGCGGTAGGAAGGCAGAGAGGAGCGGGTTTAGGTGGCGGGAATGATGAGAGGGAACAAACTATTAATCAGTTGTTGACTGAAATGGACGGGTTTTCAGGTAATTCGGGTGTTATTGTTTTGGCTGCAACTAACAGACCCGATGTTCTTGATTCGGCTTTGTTGAGACCGGGCCGGTTTGACCGGCAGGTGACTGTTGACCGGCCTGATGTTGCTGGCAGAGTCAAGATCCTTCAG GTGCACTCGAGGGGAAAGGCGCTTGCAAAAGATGTGGATTTTGAAAAGATTGCAAGGAGAACCCCGGGATTCACCGGAGCGGATTTGCAAAACCTGATGAATGAAGCCGCCATTCTTGCTGCCAGGCGGGAACTCAAGGAAATAAGCAAAGATGAAATAGCAGATGCTCTTGAGAGAATCATTGCTGGCCCGGAGAAGAAAAATGCGGTTGTGTCGGAAGAGAAAAAGAAACTTGTTGCATATCATG AGGCCGGACATGCACTAGTTGGTGCCCTGATGCCGGAGTATGATCCTGTAGCAAAGATATCCATCATTCCTCGTGGTCAAGCCGGTGGTCTTACCTTTTTCGCCCCTAGTGAAGAAAGGCTCGAGTCCGGTTTATACAGCAGAAGCTACCTTGAAAACCAAATGGCAGTCGCGCTTGGTGGAAG GGTTGCTGAAGAGGttatttttggaaaagaaaatgttACAACAGGAGCATCAAATGATTTTATGCAAGTTTCTCGTGTGGCGAGGCAAATGGTGGAGAGGTTCGGGTTCAGCAAAAAGATCGGTCAGGTAGCAATAGGCGGTGGTGGCGGTAATCCATTCTTGGGACAACAG ATGTCATCCCAGAAAGATTATTCTATGGCTACCGCCGATGTTGTGGATGCTGAAGTGAGAGAACTTGTAGAACGCGCATACGAAAGGGCAACATCTATAATCACAACACAAATCGACATCTTGCACAAGCTCGCTCAACTCCTTATCGAGAAAGAAACAGTCGACGGTGAAGAATTCATGAGCCTATTCATCGACGGCAAAGCTGAACTCTACATCTCCTAG
- the LOC110865981 gene encoding histidinol-phosphate aminotransferase, chloroplastic isoform X2: MWRKTKVKGAFENPSNLQFVLYITRCRLGVRVLQPQNNLFLLKISFSPSLNKISSSISKFQSKFSCMASSSSISSAAGVTQPLKLTGDSFIRPHLRELSPYQPILPFEVLSTRLGRKPEEIVKLDANENPYGPPPEVFEALGQLKFPYIYPDPESRTLRGALAEDSGLESEYILVGCGADELIDLIMRCVLDPGDSIVDCPPTFTMYEFDAAVNCARVIKVPRKMDFSLDVQRITEVIEHEKPKIIFLTSPNNPDGSVISDEVLLKILDLPILVVLDEAYIEFSGLDSKMGWVKKHENLIVLRTFSKRAGLAGLRVGYGAFPLSIIEYLWRAKQPYNVSVAAEVSACAALKNPVYLEKVKVALVQERERLFKLLKQVPFLNPYPSYSNFILCEVTNGRDAKKLKEDLAKMGVMIRHYSNKELKGYVRVSVGKPEQTNALMDCINRLS; this comes from the exons ATGTGGAGAAAAACCAAAGTGAAGGGGGCCTTCGAAAATCCATCCAATTTGCAGTTTGTTTTGTATATCACTCGTTGCAGGTTAGGGGTTAGGGTTCTACAGCCTCAGAATAATCTCTTCTTGCTCAAAATCAG CTTTTCACCATCGTTGAACAAGATCAGCTCTTCAATTTCTAAATTTCAGAGTAAGTTCAGTTGTATGGCGTCTAGTTCTTCCATTTCTAGTGCTGCAGGTGTCACACAGCCGTTGAAGTTGACCGGTGATTCGTTTATTAGACCTCATCTTAGAGAATTGTCTCCGTATCAGCCTATATTGCCGTTTGAG GTTCTGTCAACTCGTCTGGGTAGAAAGCCTGAGGAGATTGTAAAGTTAGATGCAAATGAGAACCCATATGGTCCACCTCCAGAG GTTTTCGAGGCATTGGGACAATTGAAATTTCCTTATATTTATCCTGACCCTGAAAGTCGTACATTGCGTGGGGCCCTCGCAGAGGATTCTGGTCTTGAATCGGAGTATATTCTTGTAGGGTGTGGGGCTGATGAGTTAATTGATCTCATTATGCG GTGTGTGCTAGATCCAGGTGACAGTATTGTTGATTGTCCCCCAACCTTTACAATGTATGAGTTTGATGCAGCTGTTAATTGTGCACGTGTTATTAAGG TACCACGAAAGATGGACTTTAGCTTGGATGTACAAAGGATCACTGAAGTCATTGAGCATGAGAAACCAAAGATCATTTTTCTAACTTCTCCTAACAATCCAGACGGGAG TGTGATCAGTGATGAAGTTTTATTGAAGATACTTGATCTACCAATACTTGTTGTACTGGATGAAGCCTACATTGAATTTTCAGGACTTGATTCTAAGATGGGATGGGTTAAGAAGCATGAGAATCTTATTGTTCTTAGGACATTTAGTAAAAGGGCAG GCCTAGCTGGACTAAGAGTGGGATACGGAGCGTTTCCTTTGAGCATTATCGAATACTTGTGGAGGGCGAAACAACCCTATAACGTGTCTGTTGCTGCTGAAGTTTCTGCATGTGCAGCATTGAAGAATCCTGTATATTTGGAG aAAGTTAAAGTTGCTCTGGTACAAGAAAGAGAAAGGCTGTTTAAGCTTTTGAAACAAGTGCCATTTCTAAATCCATATCCAAGCTATTCTAATTTTATTCTTTGTGAGGTTACTAATGGACGGGATGCTAAAAAGCTAAAG GAAGACCTGGCAAAAATGGGGGTGATGATACGCCACTACAGCAACAAAGAACTGAAGGGTTATGTTCGTGTTTCTGTTGGTAAACCAGAACAAACCAATGCTCTAATGGATTGCATTAATCGTCTATCTTAA